From a single Plasmodium yoelii strain 17X genome assembly, chromosome: 9 genomic region:
- a CDS encoding protein YIPF6, putative: MTTNTMQYTNYEFTMDEPIQDTLIRDAKSIYKNILQSCFHQYDNDNIVKKWDLWGSFIVYVTLSIIIFLDKEILDKKSTFTYFFVIFMVGNILVSLNLSLLHIKIHFFQSLCIISYSLFPIVFSSFINMFIPCKMLQLLFSIISTVWSSYNCILILGKFTKNNRLLISFFPICLFQFFIATLLLIK, translated from the exons ATGACAacaaata CGATGCAATATACTAATTATGAGTTCACCATGGATGAACCAATTCAAGACACGCTG ATACGGGATGCAAAAAGTATTTATAAGAACATATTACAGTCTTGCTTTCATCAATAcgacaatgataatatagtGAAAAAAT gGGACTTATGGGGATCTTTTATTGTTTACGTAACCTTAtcaat aattatatttttggaTAAGGAGATATTAGACAAGAAAAGCacatttacatatttttttgtcatttttatGGTTGGAAATATTTTAGTTTCCTTAAATTTGTCTTTactacatataaaaat acatttttttcagTCATTATGCATTATTAGCTACTCTTTATTCCCAATAGTATTCTCctcatttattaatatgtttaTACCCTGTAAAATGCTACAGCTTTTATTTTCCATAATATCTACAGTATGGTCGTCCTATA ATTGTATCCTTATTTTAGGAAAAttcacaaaaaataatagattaTTAATTTCTTTTTTCCCAATTTGCttatttcaattttttatagcTACACTTTtgttaattaaataa
- a CDS encoding kinesin-like protein, putative — MNENIKVFLRIKPNVENFSKLKDDECAIYKVKNNQLLLFENKKSYNDMSEIITKTFNFNHIFDVHNNQNDIFQLIGKNLINNFINGYNSSILAYGNTNSGKTYTLYGDRTNSESIENNGLIYYSLNYFFQLQNTNKNMEISISVVEIYLEKTRDLGKIFQLSQLSTTTDETINYHSNFHDNIVREDKKGNTYVENITLLPVKNIEDVKNIINLCFKYRKTYATKKNLVSSRSHCLLTVYQHKISKEREFFSQINFIDLAGSEKFNDIKMINKKELININNTLSVLNRVIISLSTKNKIAKNINRTKTNDKFKNDIENSYNVHIPYRDSKLTRLLKNSLNGNSFMYILICLNPNCHKIEDFINSLIFSKRCKMIKQKITKNKISSNSTNSDNNKSLSSEEEYESFDSNFENLQFLKKNNNNDNKNNDTLINSNNYIYNLKKKNIKFKIINHTSDMMINKLMELFTSIIRHKYNNLIKKKNDIINNLIKVVKAEENNKEQLKNNHNYLINLLKKKKSKLNKNTQYLNDIIYSNQKESNTKNDSTIAQNYINNNQNVKDLEKKNNTPLSLNNFNAASSMSYQNVENYSSCVKIEENHFLPISKSISIKKTDRIIQYTNIATSPIHTNTATSPIHANIATSPIHANIATSPIHINTDITTPNTSYLYENMNQKKKQIEEVYTDISKIFEMETNKLKDKINIILKLNYLNVILFKNTQVLANILKNVYNNKYSLILKNGKKSLNITNYNYEKLKQTYDTITIGTQLSNLQDENCSLKNINKNIVSIYQQINEKYNQNLISKEI; from the exons ATGaacgaaaatataaaagttttTTTAAGAATTAAACCTAATGTTGAAAATTTTTCTAAACTAAAAGATGACGAATGTGCAATTtataaagtaaaaaataatcaacTACTTTTAttcgaaaataaaaaaagttataatgACATGAGTGAAATTATAACAAAaacttttaattttaatcatattttcGATGTTCataataatcaaaatgaTATTTTCCAATTAATTGGGAAAAATCTCataaacaattttataa atggATATAATAGCTCAATATTAGCATATGGAAATACAAATAGTGGAAAGACCTATACATTATATGGAGATAGAACCAATTCAGAGAGTATAGAAAATAATGGActaatttattattctttaaactatttttttcaactacaaaatacaaataag aatATGGAAATTTCTATATCCGTTGTAGAAATTTATCTGGAAAAAACAAGAGATTTGG GAAAAATTTTTCAACTATCTCAATTATCAACAACTACTGACGAAACAATTAATTACCATTCAAATTTTCATGATAATATTGTTAGAGAAGACAAAAAAggaaat ACCTACGTGGAAAACATTACACTCCTTCCAGTGAAAAATATTGAAGAt GTtaagaatattattaatttatgttttaaatatagGAAAACTTAcgcaacaaaaaaaaatttagtaTCCTCTAGGTCCCATTGTCTTTTAACTGTTTATCAGCACAAGATATCCAA GGAAAGAGAATTTTTCTctcaaattaattttatcgattTAGCTGGTTCCGAAAAATTTAACGATATAAA AATGATCAATAAAAAAGAGCTTATCAATATCAACAATACATTGTCTGTTTTAAATCGAGTCATTATCTCATTAAGcaccaaaaataaaatagccaaaaatataaatagaaCAAAGACAAATGACAAATTTAAAAACGACATCGAAAATTCCTATAATGTACATATTCCATATAGAGATTCCAAATTGACAAGGCTTTTAAAA AATAGCCTTAATGGAAACTCATTTATGTACATTTTAATTTGCTTAAATCCGAATTGTCATAAAATAGAAGACTTTATAAATAgcttaatattttcaaagaggtgtaaaatgataaaacaaaaaataacaaaaaacaaaataagtAGCAATTCAACAAATtcagataataataaaagtcTTTCATCTGAAGAAGAATATGAAAGTTTTGATTCAAATTTTGAGAATcttcaatttttaaaaaaaaataataacaatgataataaaaacaatgaTACTCTTATTAACTccaataattatatttataatttaaaaaaaaaaaatataaaattcaaaataataaaccaTACTAGCGATATGATGATAAATAAACTCATGGAATTATTTACAAGCATAATCagacataaatataataacttaattaaaaaaaaaaatgatataattaaCAATTTAATCAAAGTTGTTAAGGCAgaggaaaataataaagagcaattaaaaaataatcataattatttaataaatcttttaaaaaaaaaaaaaagtaaattaaataaaaatacacaaTATTTAAACGACATCATATATTCTAACCAAAAAGAATCTAATACTAAAAACGATTCTACTATTGcccaaaattatattaataataatcaaaatgtaaaagacttagaaaaaaaaaataatactccCCTTAGTCTAAATAATTTCAATGCTGCCTCATCTATGTCTTACCAAAATGTGGAAAATTATTCATCTTGCGTTAAAATCGAAGAAAACCATTTTTTGCCCATTTCCAAAAGTatatcaataaaaaaaacggaTAGAATTATACAATATACTAACATAGCCACGTCCCCGATTCATACCAACACAGCCACATCCCCAATTCATGCAAATATAGCCACGTCCCCGATTCATGCCAACATAGCCACATCCCCAATTCATATCAATACCGATATAACCACTCCAAACACATCATACTTATATGAAAACATGAAccaaaagaaaaaacaaatcGAAGAGGTTTACACAGATATTAGTAAAATATTCGAAATGGAGACTAACAAATTAAaggataaaattaatattattttaaaattaaattatttaaatgtaatattatttaaaaatactCAAGTGTTagcaaatattttaaaaaatgtatacaataataaatacagtttaatactaaaaaatgggaaaaaaagtctaaatattacaaattacaattatgaaaaattaaaacaaacaTATGACACAATTACTATAGGTACGCAGTTAAGTAATCTGCAAGATGAAAATTgttctttaaaaaatataaataaaaatattgtttctATATATCaacaaataaatgaaaaatataatcaaaaCCTTATCTCAAAGGAAATttga
- a CDS encoding oocyst rupture protein 1, putative — protein MLNSINSDKPESGDKTDMENNVNDREVNDNNITNNKLNNNENFDNVSKNGFINDKINVEKTNSDSSNNDISIKRISENENDQGGGENDKCGSEHDKCGGENDKCGSENDQGGDYNLRNKDIQHILDNSLECDNIVIKNVEDSNNKDIEKSEILENNQIQKNITHYTNNNNDNNKFCKGEDAIEIENINTSYKNIYSESIDGSHKDEFNYKEISCIKIDNSDFNKREQYDEKNGSISPIKMNNNSDKSDDLNNYNLENNELDKNADNFDEKKEKKNSQNYLNSSNDKNNCNNDNFECNNDNFEYNNGNDLNTVCTNASGILDINNKTNDSDIIMKNNDNAEIGVNKIKEMEEEKNKCSNNENDTMSNKENINEIKNGEDDNIVFNNNNSLQIFKEKENKIKENYEIASEDNAETDAKLYECKEVSEKETNEKNINNDNGDVDKVIDDEGNGNTQKEEKELNNCSFEENKKYEDGCEDGCEDGREDGREDGCEKPNVENDNYDDINKKRKHISSCDESRKDRKLSSQKEHEEIENEDINKYGNDIDSNAINTTFCKNNNTNIIKYVNSVEEIISSNSINGDSKNNSNSSALNLKIENDEANGANDTNGAYFSDMKISNAEENHNYNDLILKQENKDSLNKEEKNDINNIGNNCKDECSNKSQDSNIEKNDGINDGINDSEHNLENLKDCDEKSRDNDDEYEDEQNENMSDNNYSDDEKTNLDNCNTNDKKKNKNDSETLLPIANISRIMKRILPAKAKVAKESKDIIREYVTEFIQFLTSEASDRCLNEKRKTINGEDILFSMEKLGFNDYVEPLSEYLNKWKQMKGLSTSNRYYDKKFDISRNSQEQNMLINYNTNIFNNMNNNNYYAKENYGYNEGNCTANNFFRNEKNEFCNNNFSNSYFNNNGKNNINRT, from the exons ATGTTGAATAGTATAAACAGTGATAAACCCGAAAGTGGTGATAAAACAGATATGGAAAACAATGTAAACGATAGAGAggtaaatgataataatataacaaataacaaattaaataataatgaaaattttgataatgTAAGTAAAAATGGATTTATTaatgacaaaataaatgTCGAAAAAACAAATTCCGATTCTtctaataatgatataagCATAAAACGTATatcagaaaatgaaaatgatcaAGGTGGTggtgaaaatgataaatgtGGTAGTGAACATGATAAATGTGGTggtgaaaatgataaatgtGGTAGTGAAAATGATCAAGGTGGTGACTATAATTTACGAAATAAAGATATACAACATATTTTAGATAACAGTTTAGAGTGTGATAatattgtaataaaaaatgtagaagattcaaataataaagatatagaAAAATCAGAGATTTTGGAGAATAATCagattcaaaaaaatattacacatTACactaataataacaatgataataataaattttgcAAAGGGGAAGATGCAATTGAAATAGAAAACATTAACACTTcttacaaaaatatttatagtgAGTCGATTGATGGTTCACATAAAGAtgaatttaattataaagaaataaGTTGCATAAAAATAGATAATTCTGATTTTAACAAAAGAGAAcaatatgatgaaaaaaatgggaGTATATCCCCAATTAAAATGAATAACAATTCCGATAAAAGTGATGATTTAAATAACTacaatttagaaaataatgagTTAGATAAAAATGCGGATAattttgatgaaaaaaaagaaaaaaaaaattctcaAAATTATCTCAATAGTAGCaacgataaaaataattgtaatAATGACAATTTTGAATGTAATAATGACaattttgaatataataatggaaATGATTTGAATACAGTATGTACTAATGCTAGTGGTATTttggatataaataataaaactaatGATTCTGATAtcataatgaaaaataatgataatgcaGAAATTggtgtaaataaaataaaagagatGGAGGAAGAAAAGAACAAGTGtagtaataatgaaaacGATACAATGTCTAAtaaggaaaatataaatgaaattaaaaatgggGAGGATGATAATATAGTatttaataacaataattcgttgcaaatatttaaagaaaaggagaataaaattaaagaaaattatgaaatagCTAGTGAGGATAATGCAGAGACTGATGCAAAGTTATATGAATGCAAAGAGGTGAGCGAAAAGGAAacaaacgaaaaaaatattaacaatgaTAATGGTGATGTAGATAAAGTAATAGATGATGAAGGAAATGGTAATACGCAAAAGGAAGAaaaagaattaaataattgtagttttgaagaaaataaaaaatatgaagatGGATGTGAAGATGGATGTGAAGATGGGCGTGAAGATGGGCGTGAAGATGGGTGCGAAAAACCAAATGTggaaaatgataattatgatgatataaataaaaaaaggaaacatATTTCATCATGTGATGAATCAAGAAAGGATAGAAAATTAAGTAGTCAAAAGGAACATGAAGAAATTGAGAATGaggatataaataaatatggaaATGATATTGATAGTAATGCCATTAATACAACATTTTgcaaaaataacaatacgaatataataaaatatgtaaacaGCGTAGAAGAAATAATTTCCAGTAATAGTATTAATGGAgatagtaaaaataattctaataGTAGTgcattaaatttaaaaattgaaaatgatgaagcAAACGGTGCTAACGACACAAATGGAGCATATTTTTCAGATATGAAAATTAGCAATGCAGAAGAAAATCACAATTATAATGATCTTATTTTAAAACAAGAAAATAAAGATAgtttaaataaagaagaaaaaaatgatattaataatattggGAATAATTGTAAAGATGAATGTTCCAATAAGTCTCAGGATAGCAAtatcgaaaaaaatgatggtATAAATGATGGTATAAATGATAGTGAACataatttagaaaatttGAAAGACTGTGATGAAAAAAGCAGAGATAACGATGATGAATATGAagatgaacaaaatgaaaatatgtctgataataattatagtgatgatgaaaaaacaaatttagaTAACTGTAATacaaatgataaaaaaaaaaataaaaatgatagtGAAACTTTATTACCTATAGCTAATATTAGTAGAATTATGAAACGAATACTTCCAGCAAAAGCAAAAGTTGCAAAAGAAAGTAAAGACATCATACGGGAATACGTTACAGAGTTTATTCAATTTTTGACTAGCGAG GCGAGCGATAGGTGTTTAAATGAAAAACGAAAAACTATTAATGGAGAAGATATTTTGTTTTCTATGGAAAAATTAG GATTTAATGACTACGTCGAACCACTATCAGAGTATCTAAACAAGTGGAAACAG ATGAAGGGATTAAGCACTTCGAATAGATACTATGATAAGAAATTTGATATATCACGAAATTCTCAAGAAcaaaatatgttaataaattacaatacaaatatttttaataacatgaacaataataattattatgccAAAGAAAATTATGGTTATAATGAAGGTAATTGTACTgctaacaatttttttagaaatgaaaaaaatgagttTTGTAACAATAATTTTAGCAATtcttattttaataataatgggaaaaataatataaacagAACTTAG
- a CDS encoding leucine-rich repeat protein: MESEKCRSSEDMKKEEIDLLENDSNKIIDNNNVCVDSKNFNEEMENKNKLLDVIKEGLSDIEKTLNGEGYAFSNLNCSYKNIEYIPKEIIEYMYLKYIDMSHNKIENISNLYKLDNILFLDISYNLINNLDEIKSMYLKNCIYMNISHNSINIIKDIKMKNIIELDLSYNNIENLDIYFPESLKKLNMSNNNIKNICFKNKLPNLELLDISSNPIENLNFYEIIPNIKTLKLNDNYSLPINNLSELNNFKNIQFLDMENYLHFKDISYTEIKQILFQNTPDVILKKFNGNIIIKNESRHEKTTK, translated from the coding sequence ATGGAAAGTGAAAAATGTAGAAGTAGTGAAGATATGAAAAAGGAAGAAATTGATTTATTGGAAAATGAttctaataaaataatagataataataatgtatgTGTGGATAgtaaaaattttaatgaagagatggaaaataaaaataaattattagatGTTATAAAGGAAGGTTTGTCAGATATCGAAAAGACATTAAATGGTGAAGGATATGCATTTAGTAACTTAAATTgtagttataaaaatatagaatatataCCAAAAGAGATAATagaatatatgtatttaaaatatatagatatgtctcataataaaattgaaaatatatcaaatttatataaactagataatatattatttttagatatatcttacaatttaataaataatttagatgaaataaaaagtatgtatctaaaaaattgtatatatatgaatatatcaCATAACTcgattaatataataaaagatataaaaatgaaaaatattatagaaCTTGATTTATCTTATAACAATATTGAAAAtcttgatatatattttcctgAATCATTAAAGAAATTGAATATgtctaataataatattaaaaatatatgttttaaaaataaattgccAAATCTAGAATTGTTAGATATATCTTCTAATCCtattgaaaatttaaatttttatgaaattattccaaatataaaaactttaaaattaaatgataatTATAGTTTGcctattaataatttaagtgaattaaataattttaaaaatattcaatttTTAGATATGGAAAATTATCTTCATTTTAAAGACATATCATATACAGAGatcaaacaaatattatttcAAAATACCCCAGATGtaattttgaaaaagttTAATgggaatataataataaaaaatgaatcacGCCATgaaaaaacaacaaaatga